From a region of the Methylomonas rapida genome:
- a CDS encoding regulatory protein RecX — protein sequence MQKTTPSSSTAIERRQQIEAVCLRLLARREHSRRELLDKLALRGYQRDEVEPVIDALAERDWQNEERYAECYVRQRIQNGYGPIRIRYELQQRGIDGADLDAQAEEQGGWLNLAMAVYLRKYDEDTSLTQTEWLKRSRFLQQRGFSGEMIKGLFAELKIKLNRRLKSGETDFTDWAAAKLEIKT from the coding sequence ATGCAGAAGACGACGCCGAGTTCATCGACGGCGATTGAGCGTCGCCAGCAGATCGAGGCGGTTTGTCTGCGCCTGCTGGCGCGGCGCGAACATAGCCGGCGAGAATTATTGGACAAGCTGGCGCTGAGAGGTTATCAGCGTGACGAAGTCGAACCGGTCATAGACGCTTTGGCGGAACGGGACTGGCAGAACGAAGAACGTTATGCGGAATGTTATGTTCGGCAGCGTATCCAAAATGGCTACGGCCCAATCCGAATACGCTACGAACTCCAGCAGCGCGGCATAGACGGTGCCGACCTGGATGCTCAAGCCGAGGAGCAGGGCGGTTGGCTCAATTTGGCGATGGCGGTCTATCTGCGCAAATACGACGAAGACACCTCGCTGACCCAAACCGAATGGCTGAAACGCAGCCGCTTCCTGCAACAGCGAGGCTTCAGCGGTGAGATGATCAAGGGCTTGTTTGCGGAATTGAAAATCAAGTTGAATCGGCGGTTGAAATCAGGTGAAACCGATTTTACTGATTGGGCGGCAGCAAAGCTGGAAATTAAAACTTGA
- the rimI gene encoding ribosomal protein S18-alanine N-acetyltransferase: protein MWKLLHKLKDAVIYDADREFYAKVFPDSVDSKDLLRLRKMDHGDLPSVLKIEALNYEFPWSEGVFKDCFRAMNYVNWVCEAPEDVIVGYCIISVMAGEAHIMNISVNPDFQRQGAGRKMMEHVIEYARPRAEKMFLEVRPSNPNAMALYRKLGFQEIGIRKGYYPAKGGREDAIMFALDLVPML from the coding sequence ATGTGGAAGCTACTGCATAAACTCAAAGATGCCGTGATTTACGATGCCGACCGGGAATTTTACGCCAAGGTATTTCCGGATTCGGTGGATAGCAAAGATTTGTTGAGACTACGCAAAATGGATCATGGCGATCTGCCCAGCGTGCTGAAAATCGAGGCATTGAATTACGAATTTCCGTGGTCCGAAGGCGTGTTCAAGGATTGTTTCCGGGCCATGAATTATGTGAATTGGGTCTGCGAAGCGCCGGAAGATGTCATCGTCGGCTATTGCATCATTTCGGTGATGGCGGGCGAGGCGCATATCATGAATATCAGCGTCAATCCTGATTTCCAGCGGCAGGGCGCGGGCCGTAAGATGATGGAGCATGTGATCGAATACGCACGTCCGCGCGCGGAAAAAATGTTTCTGGAAGTTCGCCCGAGCAATCCTAATGCCATGGCCTTGTACCGCAAGCTGGGTTTCCAGGAAATCGGCATTCGCAAAGGCTATTACCCGGCCAAGGGCGGGCGCGAAGACGCCATCATGTTTGCGCTGGATTTGGTGCCAATGTTATGA
- the ispD gene encoding 2-C-methyl-D-erythritol 4-phosphate cytidylyltransferase: MKPTVQCWAVVPAAGVGKRMQADRPKQYLPLAGKTVIEHTLTRLLESGAFQKVAVAISVEDPYWPELSISKHSDVITAPGGKERADSVLSALKALKDLASEDDWVLVHDAARPCLTTADIHLQIETLKNDGVGGILALSSHDTLKHVDDDTITATIDRKHVWRALTPQMFKYGMLRDALQQTEGNPAVTDEASALELLGYKPKIVEGRPDNIKITRPEDLALAQFYMEQQA, translated from the coding sequence ATGAAACCAACAGTCCAATGCTGGGCCGTCGTGCCCGCCGCCGGCGTCGGCAAACGCATGCAAGCCGACCGCCCCAAACAATATCTGCCTTTGGCCGGCAAAACCGTCATAGAACACACACTGACTCGACTACTGGAGTCCGGCGCCTTCCAAAAAGTTGCGGTGGCGATTTCCGTCGAAGACCCCTATTGGCCGGAACTGTCCATATCCAAACACTCCGACGTCATCACCGCGCCGGGCGGTAAGGAACGCGCCGATTCGGTATTGTCTGCATTAAAAGCCTTGAAAGACTTGGCCAGCGAAGACGATTGGGTGCTGGTGCATGACGCCGCCCGCCCTTGCCTGACGACTGCGGACATTCATCTGCAAATAGAGACACTCAAAAACGATGGTGTCGGCGGCATCCTGGCCTTGAGTTCGCATGATACGTTAAAGCATGTGGATGACGACACCATCACTGCGACAATCGATAGAAAACATGTCTGGCGCGCCTTGACGCCGCAAATGTTCAAATACGGCATGTTGCGCGACGCGCTACAACAAACCGAAGGCAATCCGGCCGTCACCGACGAAGCTAGCGCGCTAGAGCTATTGGGCTACAAACCCAAGATCGTCGAAGGCCGCCCGGACAACATCAAAATCACCCGCCCGGAAGATTTGGCCCTGGCACAATTTTACATGGAGCAACAAGCATGA
- the truD gene encoding tRNA pseudouridine(13) synthase TruD yields MTEIDSDKTESALPNWPYAYGGPTSKGNIKSVPDDFIVEEILGFETEGSGEHVILHIEKSGENTEYVARLLARHAGVRQRDIGYAGLKDRHGRTRQWFSVWLPGKEDPDWSVLESDKLNILEMTRHARKLKRGVLAGNRFNILVRNWQGDRAQTENQLQRIKTQGFPNYFAEQRFGHQGKNIAKALAMFQGEKVKREQRSIYLSAARSYLFNWILAERVGTQTWRQGLPGDVFKLNKSNSYFHADTLDQALIDRIANGDLHPTGWLFGKGQNPTSGEILALEQRIIASHQDLAAGLLKEGMQSDRRALRALPDNLSWNFAADDILQLSFALPAGSYATALLREIVGTE; encoded by the coding sequence ATGACAGAAATCGATAGCGACAAAACAGAATCCGCCCTGCCAAACTGGCCTTATGCCTATGGTGGACCAACCAGCAAAGGCAACATCAAAAGCGTGCCAGATGATTTCATCGTCGAAGAAATCCTCGGTTTCGAAACCGAAGGCAGCGGCGAGCACGTGATCCTGCATATCGAAAAAAGCGGTGAAAATACCGAATATGTCGCCCGTTTGCTGGCCCGCCATGCCGGCGTCAGACAGCGCGACATCGGCTATGCCGGCCTGAAAGATCGTCACGGCCGCACCCGGCAATGGTTCAGTGTCTGGCTACCGGGCAAAGAAGATCCCGATTGGTCAGTGCTGGAATCAGACAAGCTGAATATCCTGGAAATGACCCGCCATGCCCGCAAACTCAAACGCGGCGTACTGGCCGGCAACCGTTTCAACATTCTGGTTCGAAACTGGCAAGGCGACCGCGCACAAACCGAAAACCAGCTGCAGCGGATCAAAACCCAGGGTTTTCCCAATTATTTCGCCGAGCAGCGTTTCGGCCATCAAGGCAAGAATATCGCCAAAGCCTTGGCGATGTTTCAAGGCGAAAAGGTCAAGCGCGAACAACGCTCGATTTACTTATCCGCAGCGCGATCCTATCTGTTCAACTGGATTTTGGCGGAACGGGTGGGAACGCAAACCTGGCGCCAAGGCTTGCCGGGGGACGTGTTCAAACTCAATAAATCCAATAGTTATTTTCACGCCGATACGCTGGATCAAGCGTTGATAGACCGCATCGCCAACGGCGACCTTCATCCGACCGGTTGGCTGTTCGGCAAAGGCCAAAATCCCACCAGCGGCGAAATACTGGCTTTGGAGCAACGCATCATCGCCTCCCATCAAGACCTGGCGGCTGGATTACTGAAAGAGGGTATGCAAAGCGATCGCCGCGCATTACGCGCGCTGCCGGACAATCTGAGCTGGAACTTTGCCGCCGATGACATTTTGCAGCTGTCTTTTGCGTTACCGGCCGGCAGTTACGCAACGGCTTTATTGCGGGAAATCGTCGGCACCGAATAG
- the recA gene encoding recombinase RecA: protein MDENKKKALGAALMQIEKQFGKGSVMRMGDVAATRDIEVVSTGSLSVDIALGCGGLPRGRIIEIYGPESSGKTTLTLQTIAQVQKLGGTAAFVDAEHALDPVYAQKIGVNIDDLLVSQPDTGEQALEITDMLVRSGAVDIVVIDSVAALTPKAEIEGDMGDSHMGLQARLMSQALRKLTANIKRSNTLVIFINQLRMKIGVMFGNPETTTGGNALKFYASVRMDIRRIGAIKKGDEVIGNETRVKIVKNKVAPPFKQADFEILYGEGVSFYGELVDLGVEYGFVQKSGSWYSYGDEKIGQGKDNAKQFLKDNPNKAAELEKAIREKAFAKLATLPATAPDAEDDAEFIDGD, encoded by the coding sequence ATGGACGAGAACAAGAAAAAGGCGCTGGGCGCCGCATTGATGCAAATCGAAAAACAATTCGGCAAAGGCTCTGTGATGCGGATGGGCGACGTAGCCGCCACCCGCGACATCGAAGTCGTGTCGACTGGTTCTTTGTCGGTGGACATCGCTTTGGGCTGCGGCGGCTTGCCACGCGGCCGTATCATCGAAATCTACGGCCCGGAATCGTCCGGCAAAACCACGTTGACGCTGCAAACCATCGCTCAGGTGCAGAAATTGGGCGGCACCGCGGCCTTCGTCGATGCCGAGCATGCACTCGACCCTGTCTATGCGCAGAAAATCGGCGTCAACATCGACGACTTGCTGGTGTCGCAGCCGGATACCGGCGAGCAGGCGCTGGAAATCACCGATATGCTGGTCCGCTCGGGCGCGGTCGATATCGTTGTCATCGACTCGGTGGCGGCCTTGACGCCGAAAGCCGAAATCGAAGGCGACATGGGCGACTCCCACATGGGCTTGCAAGCGCGTTTGATGTCGCAAGCCCTGCGTAAGCTAACCGCCAACATCAAGCGCTCGAATACTCTGGTGATATTCATTAACCAGCTCAGGATGAAGATCGGCGTGATGTTTGGCAATCCGGAAACCACCACCGGCGGTAATGCGCTGAAATTCTATGCCTCGGTGCGGATGGATATCCGCCGCATTGGTGCGATCAAGAAAGGCGACGAGGTGATCGGCAACGAGACTCGGGTCAAAATCGTCAAAAACAAAGTCGCACCGCCCTTCAAGCAAGCCGATTTCGAGATTTTGTACGGCGAAGGTGTCTCTTTCTACGGAGAACTGGTTGATCTGGGAGTTGAATACGGCTTTGTGCAGAAATCCGGCTCTTGGTACAGCTACGGCGATGAAAAAATCGGCCAAGGCAAGGATAATGCCAAACAATTTTTGAAAGACAACCCGAATAAAGCCGCCGAACTGGAAAAGGCGATTCGAGAAAAAGCCTTTGCCAAGTTAGCGACGCTGCCGGCGACAGCCCCCGATGCAGAAGACGACGCCGAGTTCATCGACGGCGATTGA
- the ispF gene encoding 2-C-methyl-D-erythritol 2,4-cyclodiphosphate synthase has protein sequence MIRVGMGYDVHRFNDGDHIILGGVKIPYEKGLEAHSDGDVVLHALADAILGAAALGDIGKHFPDTDPNFKGADSRVLLRHVYGIVKEKGYKLINADVTIIAQAPKMLPHVPGMRANIAADLETDVDFINVKATTTEKLGFEGRKEGIAVQAVVLIER, from the coding sequence ATGATACGCGTAGGCATGGGTTACGACGTGCACCGTTTCAACGACGGCGACCACATCATTCTGGGCGGCGTCAAAATCCCTTATGAAAAAGGCCTGGAAGCCCATTCCGACGGTGACGTCGTGTTGCACGCATTGGCCGATGCGATCCTGGGCGCGGCAGCTTTGGGCGACATCGGCAAACATTTCCCGGACACCGACCCCAATTTCAAGGGCGCCGACAGCAGGGTGCTACTGCGCCACGTGTACGGCATCGTCAAGGAAAAAGGCTATAAACTAATCAACGCCGACGTGACCATCATCGCTCAGGCGCCGAAGATGCTGCCACACGTGCCCGGCATGCGCGCCAACATTGCCGCCGATCTGGAAACCGATGTCGATTTCATCAACGTCAAAGCCACGACGACCGAGAAACTGGGTTTTGAGGGCCGTAAGGAAGGCATCGCCGTGCAGGCTGTGGTGTTGATAGAACGCTAA
- the eno gene encoding phosphopyruvate hydratase: MMRIVDVKAREILDSRGNPSVEAEVYLDSGVVGSAMVPSGASTGEREAIELRDGDKSRYLGKGVLTAVNNVNTVLREAVIGMDASKQAELDQKMIELDGTNAKSKLGANAILGVSMAAARAAAQEAGKPLYQFMNKSGEFVLPVPMMNIINGGSHADNSVDLQEFMILPVGAPTFREAIRYGAEVFHNLAKVLKGKGLTTTVGDEGGFAPNLRSNEEAIEVILEAIEKAGYKAGQDIYLGMDAAASEYFENGKYFLSAENRSFTSEEMVDFLAAWVDKYPIISIEDGLDENDWDGWKYQTEKLGNRIQLVGDDLFVTNPAILKEGIEKGIANSILIKVNQIGTLTETLAAIDMAKAAGYSAVVSHRSGETEDTTIADLVVATGTGQIKTGSLSRSDRVAKYNRLMKIEDELGAKARYAGRSAFKMLG, from the coding sequence ATCATGAGAATCGTTGATGTAAAAGCTAGAGAAATCCTGGACTCTCGCGGCAACCCGAGCGTCGAGGCCGAAGTTTATTTGGATTCCGGCGTGGTCGGCAGCGCAATGGTGCCATCGGGCGCATCCACCGGTGAACGCGAAGCCATCGAATTGCGCGACGGCGACAAATCCCGTTATCTGGGCAAAGGCGTGCTGACCGCCGTCAACAACGTCAACACCGTATTACGCGAAGCCGTGATCGGCATGGATGCCAGCAAGCAAGCCGAACTGGACCAAAAAATGATCGAGCTAGATGGCACCAACGCGAAAAGTAAACTGGGCGCCAACGCCATCCTGGGCGTTTCTATGGCCGCCGCCCGCGCCGCCGCGCAAGAAGCCGGCAAACCGTTGTATCAATTCATGAACAAAAGCGGCGAATTCGTGTTGCCGGTGCCGATGATGAACATCATCAACGGCGGTTCGCACGCCGACAACAGCGTCGATTTGCAAGAATTCATGATTCTGCCGGTCGGTGCGCCGACTTTCCGCGAAGCGATCCGTTACGGCGCCGAAGTGTTCCATAACCTGGCCAAAGTCTTGAAAGGCAAAGGCCTGACCACCACCGTCGGCGACGAAGGCGGTTTCGCCCCTAACCTGCGTTCCAACGAAGAAGCCATCGAAGTCATCCTGGAAGCGATCGAAAAAGCCGGCTACAAAGCAGGCCAAGACATCTATCTGGGTATGGACGCCGCCGCTTCCGAATATTTCGAAAACGGCAAATACTTCCTGTCCGCCGAAAACAGAAGCTTCACTTCCGAAGAAATGGTCGACTTCCTGGCGGCTTGGGTAGACAAATATCCCATCATCTCGATCGAAGACGGCCTGGACGAAAACGACTGGGACGGCTGGAAATATCAAACCGAAAAACTGGGTAACCGCATTCAATTGGTCGGCGACGACTTGTTCGTAACCAACCCTGCCATCCTGAAAGAAGGCATCGAAAAAGGCATCGCCAACTCGATCCTGATCAAGGTCAACCAAATCGGCACCCTGACCGAAACTTTAGCCGCAATCGACATGGCCAAAGCCGCGGGTTACAGCGCCGTGGTTTCTCACCGTTCAGGCGAAACCGAAGACACCACCATCGCGGATCTGGTCGTCGCGACCGGCACAGGCCAAATCAAAACGGGTTCATTGAGCCGTTCCGACCGTGTTGCCAAATACAACCGTCTGATGAAAATCGAAGACGAGTTGGGCGCCAAAGCCAGATACGCCGGCCGCAGCGCGTTCAAAATGCTGGGTTAA
- a CDS encoding uracil-DNA glycosylase: MDNATRLHYLEAMGIDVWVARHRPVAADFAVVQPVDAPEPPPPVQMSMEKPVLAESLAWEAQAESYQSQQDHPESGLHSESVFVEVPEALDVDHGESNQHGTLEELNAWLPPSSGLSARKQGDELAWKALKQEVSVCRACGLCETRTQTVFGVGNHHARWMLIGEAPGQNEDLQGEPFVGKAGQLLTEMLRAIGLRREEVFIANMLKCRPPNNRDPQADEVLACHDFLQRQIALVQPKLIVAVGRIAAQNLLKTQQPLAKLRGMLHHLDDFPLVVLHHPAYLLRSLTEKAKAWDDLQFALSVYQSLEQ, from the coding sequence ATGGATAACGCCACGCGCTTGCACTATCTGGAGGCGATGGGTATCGATGTCTGGGTTGCCAGGCATCGGCCTGTTGCCGCTGATTTTGCCGTCGTCCAACCGGTTGATGCACCGGAGCCACCGCCACCGGTACAGATGTCAATGGAAAAGCCTGTGCTGGCAGAAAGCCTGGCTTGGGAGGCGCAAGCCGAATCCTATCAATCCCAGCAAGATCATCCCGAGTCAGGTCTACACTCCGAATCGGTGTTTGTGGAAGTGCCTGAAGCATTGGATGTCGATCATGGCGAAAGCAATCAACATGGCACGCTTGAAGAGTTAAACGCTTGGCTGCCACCGTCTTCGGGTTTGTCTGCACGAAAGCAGGGCGATGAACTGGCCTGGAAAGCGCTAAAGCAAGAAGTGTCGGTTTGTCGTGCCTGCGGTTTGTGCGAAACCCGGACGCAAACCGTGTTCGGCGTCGGCAATCATCATGCCCGCTGGATGTTGATCGGCGAGGCACCCGGGCAGAATGAGGACCTGCAAGGCGAGCCCTTCGTCGGCAAGGCGGGGCAATTGCTGACCGAAATGTTGCGGGCGATCGGCTTGCGGCGCGAGGAGGTGTTCATCGCCAACATGTTGAAATGCCGGCCGCCGAACAATCGCGATCCGCAAGCCGATGAAGTGTTGGCCTGTCATGACTTTTTGCAGCGGCAAATCGCGCTGGTTCAACCCAAACTTATCGTCGCGGTTGGTCGTATTGCCGCGCAAAATCTACTCAAGACCCAGCAACCTTTGGCAAAATTACGCGGTATGTTGCACCATCTGGACGACTTTCCTTTGGTGGTGCTGCATCATCCGGCTTATCTGTTGCGCTCGTTGACAGAAAAAGCCAAGGCCTGGGACGACTTGCAATTTGCGTTGTCCGTTTATCAATCGCTAGAACAATAA
- a CDS encoding septum formation initiator family protein, whose protein sequence is MKSIIILIIALIIHFQYRLWFGDASVAQIGEYRERLEELNKEIQEKQERNDALYAEVLDLRRGLETIEERARYELGMIKENETFFQVLE, encoded by the coding sequence ATTAAATCCATCATCATCCTCATCATTGCGCTGATCATCCACTTCCAGTATCGGTTGTGGTTCGGTGACGCCAGCGTTGCGCAAATCGGCGAATATCGCGAACGCCTAGAGGAATTGAACAAGGAAATCCAGGAAAAACAGGAGCGCAATGACGCGCTATACGCCGAGGTGCTGGATTTGCGCCGCGGCCTGGAAACCATCGAAGAACGCGCCCGCTACGAACTGGGCATGATCAAAGAAAACGAAACCTTCTTTCAAGTGCTGGAATAG
- the alaS gene encoding alanine--tRNA ligase, translating to MKKMTSAEIRAAFLEFFRQRGHAVRPSSTLVPGNDPTLLFTNAGMVQFKDVFLGREKVDFTRAATSQRCVRAGGKHNDLENVGYTARHHTFFEMLGNFSFGDYFKKDAIHYAWDFLTKEMGIPPSKLWVTVFDEDSEAEAIWLEDVKIDPNRFSRIGAKDNFWSMGDVGPCGPCTEIFYDHGEHVAGGPPGSPDDDGDRYIEIWNLVFMQYERDKDGNLTPLPAPSVDTGMGLERIAAVMQGVHSNYEIDIFQNLVKTAASLAGTTDLNNSSLRVIADHIRSCAFLVADGVLPSNEGRGYVLRRIVRRAIRHGYRLGIQDTFFYKLVAPLVAEMGEAYPELAKAQEQVERVLKKEEERFAETLGQGMRILENCVAKLDGHVIPGDVVFLLYDTYGFPVDLTADFAREHNLSVDHAGFEVEMSAQRDRARAGGQFAADYDQDIKHDSVTDFTGYHNLEGSVRILGLFKKGQPVESLEASDEGVVILDQTPFYAESGGQVGDSGVIECAGGVFEVTDTQKQGGQLFLHKGKVVKGVIAEGQACEVSVNADTRKATERNHSATHLLHAALRSVLGEHVQQKGSLVNAERLRFDFSHFEPMTVEQIAAVERIVNEQIRANNPVCAQVMAKDDAVKAGAMALFGEKYGDEVRVLTMGDFSTELCGGTHVQRTGDIGLLKIIGETGVAAGVRRVEAVTGQGALEWIAQREQALSNIAGLLKAAPDKTADKVQQLLEKNRNLEKELEKLKAKLASSAGDELTSQAVDVNGVKVLAVKLDDIDPKALRDLADQLKNKLGSAALVLAAVSGEKVSLCASVSKDAMDKVKAGELVNFVALQVGGKGGGRPDMAQAGGNDPSLLAAALQAVPAWVKERLG from the coding sequence ATGAAAAAAATGACCAGCGCCGAAATACGCGCCGCCTTTCTGGAATTCTTTCGCCAACGCGGCCACGCCGTGCGTCCGTCCAGCACACTGGTTCCGGGTAACGACCCGACCTTGCTGTTCACCAACGCCGGCATGGTGCAATTCAAGGACGTATTCCTCGGTCGCGAGAAAGTCGATTTCACGCGTGCCGCGACCAGCCAACGCTGCGTGCGGGCCGGCGGCAAGCATAACGACCTGGAAAATGTCGGTTACACAGCGCGTCACCATACCTTCTTCGAAATGCTGGGCAACTTCAGCTTCGGCGATTATTTTAAAAAAGACGCCATCCATTACGCCTGGGACTTTTTGACCAAGGAAATGGGCATCCCGCCCTCTAAATTGTGGGTGACGGTGTTCGACGAAGACTCGGAAGCCGAAGCGATCTGGCTGGAAGACGTCAAGATCGATCCCAACCGTTTCTCTCGCATCGGCGCCAAGGATAATTTCTGGTCTATGGGCGATGTCGGCCCGTGCGGCCCATGCACCGAGATTTTCTACGATCACGGCGAACACGTGGCTGGCGGTCCTCCGGGCAGTCCGGACGATGACGGCGACCGTTACATCGAAATCTGGAACCTGGTGTTCATGCAATACGAACGTGACAAGGACGGCAACCTGACGCCACTGCCGGCGCCGTCGGTCGATACCGGCATGGGTCTGGAGCGGATCGCCGCCGTGATGCAAGGCGTGCACAGCAACTACGAAATCGATATTTTCCAAAACCTGGTCAAAACCGCCGCCAGCCTGGCCGGCACGACCGATTTGAACAATAGCTCGCTCCGTGTAATCGCCGACCACATCCGCTCCTGCGCGTTTTTGGTCGCCGACGGGGTATTGCCGTCCAACGAAGGCCGCGGCTATGTGTTGCGCCGTATCGTGCGCCGGGCGATTCGCCACGGTTATCGCTTGGGCATTCAGGATACTTTCTTCTATAAACTGGTCGCACCGCTGGTCGCCGAAATGGGTGAAGCCTATCCCGAACTCGCCAAGGCACAGGAGCAGGTCGAACGGGTATTGAAAAAAGAAGAAGAGCGTTTTGCCGAAACCTTGGGCCAAGGCATGCGTATCCTGGAAAACTGTGTCGCTAAACTGGATGGGCACGTGATTCCCGGCGACGTGGTGTTCCTGCTCTACGATACTTACGGCTTCCCGGTCGATTTGACCGCCGACTTCGCCCGCGAGCATAACCTGAGCGTGGATCATGCCGGTTTCGAGGTCGAAATGAGCGCGCAGCGCGACCGTGCCCGTGCCGGCGGCCAGTTCGCGGCCGATTACGACCAGGACATCAAGCACGATAGCGTCACTGATTTTACCGGCTACCACAACCTGGAAGGCTCTGTGCGGATTCTGGGCTTGTTTAAAAAAGGCCAGCCGGTCGAAAGCCTGGAAGCCAGCGACGAGGGCGTGGTGATTCTGGACCAAACCCCGTTTTACGCCGAATCCGGCGGTCAAGTCGGGGACAGCGGCGTGATCGAATGTGCGGGCGGCGTGTTCGAAGTTACCGATACGCAAAAGCAGGGCGGCCAGTTGTTCCTGCATAAAGGCAAGGTTGTCAAAGGCGTCATCGCCGAAGGCCAAGCCTGTGAAGTCAGCGTCAATGCCGATACCCGCAAGGCTACCGAACGCAACCATTCGGCGACCCATTTATTGCATGCCGCGTTGCGTTCCGTACTGGGCGAACACGTGCAGCAGAAAGGTTCGTTGGTCAATGCCGAACGCCTGCGTTTCGACTTCTCGCATTTCGAACCGATGACTGTCGAGCAAATCGCCGCTGTCGAACGTATCGTCAACGAGCAAATCCGCGCCAACAACCCCGTTTGCGCGCAAGTCATGGCCAAGGATGACGCGGTCAAGGCCGGCGCGATGGCCTTGTTCGGCGAAAAATACGGCGACGAAGTGCGCGTTTTGACGATGGGGGATTTCTCGACCGAGTTGTGTGGCGGTACACACGTACAACGCACCGGCGACATCGGTCTACTCAAAATCATCGGCGAAACGGGCGTTGCGGCCGGCGTGCGCCGCGTCGAGGCCGTCACCGGGCAAGGCGCTTTGGAATGGATAGCGCAGCGCGAACAAGCCTTGAGCAATATTGCCGGCCTGCTGAAAGCCGCGCCGGACAAAACCGCCGACAAGGTACAGCAGTTGCTGGAGAAAAACCGCAATCTGGAAAAAGAACTGGAAAAACTGAAAGCCAAACTAGCCAGTTCGGCCGGCGACGAACTGACCAGCCAAGCGGTCGATGTCAATGGCGTCAAAGTGTTGGCCGTCAAATTGGATGACATCGATCCGAAAGCGCTACGCGATTTGGCTGATCAGCTGAAAAACAAACTTGGCAGCGCGGCGTTGGTACTGGCTGCCGTCAGCGGCGAAAAAGTCAGCCTATGCGCCAGCGTGTCAAAAGATGCCATGGATAAAGTCAAGGCTGGCGAACTGGTGAATTTCGTCGCCCTGCAAGTCGGCGGTAAAGGCGGCGGTCGCCCGGACATGGCGCAGGCCGGCGGCAATGATCCAAGCCTGTTGGCGGCGGCGCTACAAGCCGTGCCGGCGTGGGTCAAAGAACGACTCGGTTGA
- a CDS encoding DNA-methyltransferase, which yields MIKQEIILGDAVDVMRKLESETFDLIIADPPYNLGKDYGNNHDIKGFEEYIDFSRCWLKESCRLLKPNGSIYVFMGFRFISYLYDILDRDLGMFFNSWIVWHYTQGMGKIKGFSPRHDDILMFTKSKDFIFNLDDIRVPQKYYRERNNMRGANPGDVWQFSHVHYCNENRQDHPTQKPEGLIERMVLASSNQGSMVLDPFLGSGTTLRVCQQLNRKGIGIELNPVYVQMSQERLLKKFDGFDSVDPRMERVPFDLRNHSIREEYLNNHKRWFLKNHENAIKEFEKSVELLYPSKSVEPIQTSLFEPKSKYLKN from the coding sequence ATGATTAAGCAAGAAATAATTCTAGGAGATGCGGTTGATGTGATGCGAAAGCTTGAATCCGAGACCTTTGATCTGATCATCGCTGATCCTCCGTATAATCTAGGAAAGGATTATGGTAATAATCACGATATAAAAGGATTCGAAGAATATATCGATTTCTCAAGGTGTTGGCTTAAGGAATCTTGTAGATTACTAAAGCCCAATGGTAGTATTTATGTCTTTATGGGGTTTAGATTTATTTCGTATCTATATGATATTCTCGATAGGGATTTGGGAATGTTTTTTAATAGCTGGATTGTTTGGCATTACACTCAGGGCATGGGGAAGATAAAAGGATTTTCGCCGCGTCACGATGATATTCTTATGTTTACGAAGTCGAAAGATTTTATATTTAATTTGGACGATATTCGTGTTCCTCAAAAATACTATCGTGAACGAAATAATATGAGAGGTGCTAATCCTGGGGATGTATGGCAATTCTCTCATGTTCATTACTGTAATGAAAATCGACAAGATCACCCGACTCAAAAGCCTGAAGGATTAATAGAACGGATGGTGTTGGCGTCAAGCAACCAAGGTTCTATGGTTCTTGATCCATTTTTGGGAAGCGGGACTACTCTTAGGGTATGCCAGCAGCTTAATCGGAAAGGGATAGGAATTGAACTAAACCCGGTATACGTACAAATGTCCCAGGAGCGTTTGCTTAAGAAGTTCGATGGATTCGATAGTGTTGATCCGAGAATGGAGAGAGTACCGTTTGATTTACGCAATCATTCTATCCGAGAAGAGTATCTCAATAATCATAAACGTTGGTTTCTTAAAAATCATGAAAATGCAATAAAAGAGTTTGAGAAATCTGTCGAGTTACTTTATCCAAGTAAATCAGTAGAGCCGATTCAAACATCTTTATTTGAGCCAAAATCAAAATATTTAAAAAATTGA